From a single Octopus sinensis unplaced genomic scaffold, ASM634580v1 Contig10522, whole genome shotgun sequence genomic region:
- the LOC115228446 gene encoding choline/ethanolaminephosphotransferase 1-like — protein MTALSDSLAREEIIIYMDNAPIHKKQGNFEGVRVEHTIQRFDAPYSPQLNPCESCFSIIKAGIKKYLSNHNNPHNDVHAAGNGTLTVKIERRIFKIGIKNVKLELKMIPSWTFIMATVCLFLYQTLDAIDGKHARRTGNVSPLGELFDHGCDSLATGKQLNFKSQLDVTEFQLFIMGVYGLTSYFGQNIWTDVILFGLSLRMYLFVTVFIFSWHTIFAKISIIFKGGVGRNGSSVAETSVISPAIPLFISVVSSYYVVCLYDDYFASRPLFLLLVLSISPVKQSTDIILRRMTRSSLTMFDSCLLTQLILILNARLSRLLNFELLFVICVMYALWDYCLYIYSVCYQISSFLGIHVLFVQKSQQVINKSL, from the exons ATGACGGCATTATCGGACAGTTTAGCTAGAgaggaaattattatttatatggataatgcTCCAATCCATAAAAAACAAGGAAATTTTGAAGGCGTGAGAGTAGAACATACAATTCAAAGATTTGATGCACCATATTCTCCGCAGCTAAATCCATGCGAAAGCTGTTTTTCGATTATCAAGGCTGGGATTAAGAAATATTTATCCAATCACAATAATCCTCATAACGATGTTCATGCAGCAGGAAATGGAACGCTGAC CGTCAAAATTGAACGTCGCATTTTCAAAATTGGTATAAAAAATGTCAAACTTGAACTGAAAATG ATCCCTTCCTGGACATTCATTATGGCCACAGTCTGCCTTTTCCTATACCAGACACTTGATGCTATTGACGGGAAACATGCCAGAAGGACGGGAAATGTGAGTCCTCTCGGAGAATTGTTTGACCATGGATGTGATTCTTTGGCCACTGGTAAACAGTTGAATTTTAAAAGTCA ACTCGACGTCACTGAATTTCAGCTGTTTATCATGGGTGTTTACGGATTGACGAGTTACTTTGGACAGAATATATGGACTGAT gttATTCTGTTCGGATTGTCACTGCGAATGTATCTATTTGtcacagtttttattttttcttggcaTACAATATTTGCTAAAATATCGATTATTTTTAAAGGCGGGGTCGGCCGCAATGGCTCAAGTGTAGCAGAAACAAGTGTTATTTCTCCCGCCATtcccttgtttatttctgtggttTCGTCTTACTATGTTGTTTGCTTGTACGATGATTATTTCGCATCAAGACCACTATTTTTACTGCTGGTACTGTCAATATCACCTGTGAAGCAAAGTACAGACATAATc TTAAGAAGAATGACTCGTAGTTCTTTAACTATGTTTGATTCATGTCTACTGActcaattgattttgattttaaatgcCCGTTTATCACGccttttgaattttgaattgcTATTTGTTATATGCGTG atgTATGCATTGTGggattattgtttatatatctactCGGTCTGCTATCAAATTAGTTCTTTCCTTGGGATTCATGTTCTCTTCGTACAAAAATCTCAACAAGTGATCAACAAAtctctctaa
- the LOC115228445 gene encoding 28S ribosomal protein S28, mitochondrial-like, producing the protein MKTALDTNITKLMKSIFIQRKYLLPNIFKQCMLSTNTNPSQSIKDDGNNQKTVNDESFISLLRNSPFIRLGDPKNKILIGNVTIVTKSDIYVDYGGKFNAIVKNSFKSEENIKINTKVYLLLNEHEKVANFGEKHWITLKEADAILLGVCKNQ; encoded by the exons atgaaaacagCTTTGGATACAAATATAACGAAATTGATGAAATCAATTTTTATTCAGCGGAAATATCTTTTGCccaatatatttaagcaatgcatGTTATCCACAAATACCAACCCATCTCAGTCTATAAAAGATGATGGAAATAATCAAAAAACTGTAAATGATGAATCTTTTATATCGCTTTTGAGAAA TTCACCATTTATCCGACTTGGTGATCCcaagaataaaattttaattggaaATGTCACCATTGTTACAAAATCAGATATATATGTGGACTATGGGGGGAAATTTAACGCAATtgtgaaaaattcttttaaaagcga ggaaaatattaaaataaatacgaaGGTATACTTACTACTTAATGAACATGAAAAAGTGGCTAATTTTGGGGAAAAGCATTGGATAACCTTGAAAGAGGCTGATGCAATTTTACTGGGAGTttgtaaaaatcaataa
- the LOC115228436 gene encoding uncharacterized protein LOC115228436: MASNLLRLDVSNNQICDTSPITFLEKIENINIENNLITDVLHVHYLLFCGNLKTLFIGGNPVCDKTDELGELSISKVEINFNVNSPCDIRRMHGEIPSNETGILYLIKNILF; encoded by the exons ATGGCTTCAAATTTGCTCAGATTAGATGTTTCAAACAATCAAATCTGTGATACGTCACCAATCACTTTTttggaaaaaatagaaaatatcaacattgaaaa taATTTAATAACTGATGTTCTACATGttcattatttattgttttgtggCAATTTAAAGACTTTATTCATTGGTGGAAATCCAGTTTGTGACAAAACAGATGAATTAGGAGAACTCAGTATTTCAAAAGTCGAAATAAATTTTAACGTAAACTCTCCTTGTGACATAAGGAGAATGCACGGTGAAATTCCTTCTAATGAAACCggcatattatatttaataaaaaatattttattctag